The following DNA comes from Bacillus sp. 2205SS5-2.
TCCGACTGATAAAAGAACGGAAGACTATATTTCTGGCCGATTTGGATAAACGGTCCTAAGAGTCTAGCTTGAATCAAAGAGAATGATTTGTGGGTTTGATGAAGGATTGTTTGTGCGTATAGTCGTTATAAGTAGGTGCTGAAAGTATTGGATTTATTTGCAAGAAATTAATTTGTTCATTAAAAAAATCATAGTATTGGTAAGTAAATGTAAACGACGTTTCAATTTCGTCATTCAATTGGTATGGAGGTCACATAATGGCAATCAGAGAGATGTTTGAATCCCATCTTGAAGAGTTGAAATCAAAGTTAACGGAATTAGGTAACTTTTGCTTAGGAGCTCTTGATGAATCAATTAAAGCACTAGAAGAACAAAATGTGGAACGAGCACTAGAGATAATGGAAGAAGACAGAAAAGCAAATGTGTTAGAAGAAGAAATTAATGACTTGGCGATTTTGCTGATTGCAAAGCAACAGCCTGTTGCAACGGATTTAAGAAGGATTATTACAGCAATTAAAATTGCCTCTGATTTAGAAAGGATAGGAGACTTTGCCGTTAACATTTCCAAATCGACGATTAGAATCGGTAAACAAGATGGACTTCCTTGTATGGATAAAATCAAATTAATGCACAAAAAAACTTCAGAAATGGTTCTGCTCGTTTTACAAGCTTATACAGAGGAAGATGTGGTCAAAGCGAAGAAAATTGCGGATCTTGATGATGAAATCGATGACTTATATGGTGAAACAATTCGTGAGTTATTAGCCTTAAATGTATCGGACCCTGGCAAAACACCACATATTATTCAACTCTCTTTTATTAGTCGCTACTTAGAGCGATCAGCCGATCACGTAACGAATATTGCGGAGCATGTTTTTTATTTAGTGAAAGGGCACCGATATGATTTAAATGATTAGGCTGTATTCGCAAAGTTTGTGGCATTTCGAACCAGTCTATAAATGGTGATATCGCTTTGTTTCGGGCATCATTTACGAAAAGCGGAAGTGGCTGCCAAGGGACGGCAGGCATCTGGCAGAACACGTAGTGAATCCTGATTCACGCAGTGGGCTGACAAATGCCCGAGTCCCTAGCCACAGCAGCTAGATCAAGAAAAGCGGAAGTGGCTGCCCTGCGGCGTCAGGCAAATGAAGAACTCGGAGGAGATGCCTGCATCGCTGGAGGGTTATTCATTTGACCCCGAGCCGCAAGCCACAGCAGCTAGATCCGTCTATTTTTGATGGGAATCAACAGTGAAATGGGCGATTTAATTAAAAATCAGATGAAATAGCCAGAATGTATACCAAAAGAGCCTATAACAAAAACGAACTAAGCCTAGGCTTAGTTCGTTTTTGTTATGATTTTTGCAAGAGTTAAATAGTCCATGTCACTAGATACCTCATATTCTCCAATTTGAATCTCTTCAGCATGTTTGTTTTCATTTAAAAATGTTCTAAAGTCATCTTCATCTTGAACGATTTTTTGTTGAGCTAAAGTTTCAGCAATTTCAAAAGAAGTCATTCCAGATTTAATACTAAGCGTAAATGTAGTTGTTTCTTTCTCATCAGTATTTTTTTCTTCCTTAGATACTTCAGGCTTTTCAGTATTTTCTTCCTTAGCTGTCTCAGGTTTTTCTGTTTTTTGTTCCTGCGATTGAGCTAGTTTTTCTTCCAAATGAGCAAATTTTTCATTCATTGATGTATACTCATCTTCCGTAAGCACGATATACCCTTGTTTTTTTAGATCTTGTATTTCCAGTTTTGTTTCTTTTGATCCTAGCTGTAAACCTAATAATAGGACAGCAGCGATGAAAAGTCCCATTGAGAAGGCTCTTGTCGTTCTTTTATCCATGATAATCCCCTTTATTTAGATGTTAGAATAACTTTTTGTACATTTTCGAAAGAAAGCGCCGATTGTTGTGCAATTTGTTCAATGGTTAATCCTTTATCGTGTAAGGCTAATACTTGATTTTTCACAACTTCATGCACATCATCTGTTCGTGAAAATTCACTCATGTCCTCTCTTGGTTCGACCATCAGTTCTTCTTCCATGATTTTTAATCTTCGCTTCATTTTATACTGCTCTTGAAGCATATTAATCGAGAGTTCTTCAACATCTCTCTCCATTTGTTTTAAATGATCTTTAAGAAAAAAAGACAGAAAAAACAACAGAATAGATCCAACAAACATGCTAATTATCATTGTAGTCATTTTTATCACCTCTACTATTTCGTTCATCTTATATTATAGAAGAATACAATTAAAAATACGAATCAAAAAGTGTGTTTTTGTCGGTAAGTCAGAAAAATTGAGTAGAAAATGAAATTATTGCTTCCAATGACCTGAAATTATCATTGATAGGACCAATTAGAAGAAATAAAGTCATAATCCGACAAATTGCGTTTATTGTAGCTTAGGCGTATGGATGATACGATTAAAGTATAGTGTAGTTTCCATTTATATGATTCGGCGTTTAATGGCTGGACATTTACTAAAAGAGGTGCATAAGGATGTTACAAGAAATTATCCAATTAAGAGAACAAGGTCTTTCCTTTCGAAAAATTGCCATAGAACTGGATACCACTGTAGGAAAGGTACAATATCAATGGCTAAAGTATCAAAAATCCAAAACGGATGTCAAGGCTGTAAGCAATTCAACAAGTCTTGCTGTAAAAACAAGAAAAAGAATAGGCAAAGCCAAGGTCTCTCTTCCAGTAATTACGAAAAGCAATCCTAAATTAAACGCAATAATGAGTGTGCTTTTGACATCTCCTTCACGTGCATACTGCTATTGGAATATCGATCCTCTCATTTTATCATCATACAAGCAAAACGGAAAACAATCACTTCAATATGTTTTGAAACTATACGATATTACTTCTATTTTATTTAGTGGTCAGAATGCTCATCAAACGTATACGATCTATTTAAGAGACAATCAATCAGAGTGGTTTATTTCAGGGTTGAAAGGTAATCGAACCTACTGTGCAGAATATGGTTTGCTCGAGGAAGGTTCTACCTTTTATCCGCTTATACGTTCCAATTCCGTACATACACCAAGAATGAACCATGAACAGAATACTCATTCACTCCAAGATTTAAAAACTTTTGAACAAAGTGTTCAGACAGCGCCGAATTGGGTAGAGCATGTAAGTACGTATTCCTATTATGAACGCAAGGGTGTGAATGGCAATGATTAAGCTAATTCTTCAACCGAAAGTCAACTACTATAGCACCCATTTAATGAAGGATGTAGAAAAAGAAGAATATTTGGATTCAATTGTAAATGAGTACTTCCCGCTTATTCAATGGTTGGAAACGAACAAATCTCCAAGCAACATCACACTTGTTGCTAAACCACTTATGATGGAGTGGTTTTCGACAAATGAGTTCCAATTGCAAATGGATCATTTCTTTAATGTGAACAGAGAAAAAAATCGAGACTATCAGGTTTATTTTCAACTTTGGCTCAAATGGAAAAAGCAGCTACTAAATGCAATTTCTACATTTTTTCAGGGTGACCTTCTACATCTGATTCCTGAACCAGTAAGTCACTTTCCATTAACTCATTTGCAAACACAAAATGGTTTAGAATGGCAACTTGAAGCCACGGCGACTCTGTTTGAAAAACAGTTTTCTTCAAAGCCAAACGGTATATGGTTACCTTATCAATCGTATATCCCAGGTCTTGATCAATTTTTGCTTCGCTTTGGGTTTAAATACACATTCATTCCCAGCTTTGCTTTTGAGCTGGGAGAAAAGGATGAGCCGATGGATGCGCTAGCACGAAGTCCTAGAGGGTTAGTATTAATTCCAACTGAACCACTCATTCATCAGAATGTCGGCAAGTGTGAAACGAAGATAATTTCTTTGGAAAACACAAAACGTTGGCGATCATTTGTAAAAGAAATGCAATTTTATCAAACAAAATTTGACCAGGACACCGAACAAGATTGGTTAAGCGAGTATACCACTTTGACCAGAATGAATTTTTGTTATCAGGGAATGGAGACAGGGCTTGCCATTTTAGACGATGAACAAATACGTTCTGCTCGAATTGGGCAAGAACTTGAATTAGAAATTCAACACAGCTTTCATGCGCTTCAAGACGAAGATATGAAAAACCACCTTATATTAGAGTGGGTCTATTATTTAACCTCCATCAGTGACAATAAGCAAGATCAAGCTTCATTACAATCGTTACAGTTGCTAATGAAGAGTATCAATAAAGGAAAAACAGAATCTCATTTTCTCCAGCATCGCAAAGATCAACTTCTTTTTACATTACCGTTAGTAACGAAAAAGACAACGGTCCCTCAGTCAAATGCGATTTCTGTTTTAATTCTTAGTTGGGAATTCCCACCTAATATTGTTGGGGGACTATCTAGACATGTATATTCCTTGGCAAAAACACTTTCAAGAAGAGGAGTGAAAGTAGTAGTTTTAACTTCTCATTCAGCTGAAACGAAAGCCTATGAAGAAATGGATGGAATTGATGTTTATCGCACAGGTCCTTTGCATCCACTAGAAGGTAATTTTATCAACTGGGTAAAAGATTTGAACGTATCTATGCTTCGAAAAGTGGATGATATTATTAATAGGCATTCGATTAATATTGTTCATGCACATGACTGGCTAGTCGGTCATGCGGCCCTTACAATGAAACGTTTTTACCAAATTCCATTGATCACAACCATTCATGCGACTGAGCACGGAAGAAACGCTGGCATTTATACGGAAATGCAACAATATATTCATAATGAAGAAAGTGAGCTCATTCAAAACTCGAATCAAGTCATTGTATGCAGTGATTATATGAAGGACGAAGTGGAACAATTATTCCTCCTTGGCAAAACAACAATAAGTATTATTCCAAATGGTATTCACTTAGGAGAAGTTGAAAAAACAAATGGAACTCGATTTGATTATTTAGAACAGAAACGTTTTGTCTTTTCCGTCGGACGTGTTGTTAGAGAAAAGGGATTTGAAACATTAATTGATGTTGCAAGTTCACTTCAAGATGATCTAACAATTATTGTTGCAGGAAAGGGACCATTATTAGATACCTACCGAAATATAGTAGCAGAGCGAGGATTGAATGAAAAAATTCAATTTATTGGCTTTATCACAGATGAAGAACGTAACCAACTGTTGAATACATGTGAAATTGCCATCTTTCCGAGTTTATATGAACCATTTGGCATTGTAGCGCTCGAGGCAATGGCAGCAAAAAAACCGGTCATTGCTTCAAAAATAGGCGGATTAAAAGGTATTATCCAACATGAGTTTTCCGGATTACTATTCTCACCAGGTGTTGCAGAGGAATTGCTTCTGATGATAAATCAGCTTAACGCCTCTCCAATTTTGCAAGACAAAATCGGTCAACAAGGTTTTCAAGTAGCGAAGAAGCTATTCGGCTGGGAAAGGATTGCTGATCAAACAAAACAAGTATATGAAGAAGAGGCACTACACAATAAAATGGAAGGAGTTTTCTTATGATCGGTATTATCTTGGCTGGCGGAGAAGGCAGAAGACTTCATCCTTATACTCACTCGTTACCAAAGCCATTAGTGCCTATAGACGGGAAGCCAGTCATGGAATATATTGTTGAGCAGTTAAAAGATGCCGGGATTCGGGAAATTTTCGTAACGACTTGTTATTTAGGTGATAAAATCAAAAATCATTTTCAAGATGGATCGAAATGGGGAGTAACCCTCAAGTATTTAACGGAAACAGAGCCATTAGGGACTGCAGGTCATTTATTTTTAAAGCATGATTTGTTCCAAGATACCGTGATGGTAGTTAGTGGAGACGCTTTTTCAACTATTTCTCTTAAAAATGCCATTGACTTTCATCATGAGAAGGGAGGAGTGATGACTATTGTCGCTAAGCAAGTTCACTCTCCTAAGCAATATGGTGTTTGTGAAGTAAGTTATGATGAGAGGGTAGTGTCTTTTATCGAGAAACCCGAGCATGTAGCAGAGTTGTCACCACAGATAAATACTGGAATTTATATAATTGAACCAGAGATTTTCCGAAAGTATCCAACTAACGGGAAATTAGATTTTGCTAAAGATGTTTTTCCTATGCTGATTGAAAATAAGGAAGCTATTTATGCCTACCGAACACAGGAGTATTGGCGAGATATCGGAACAGTGTCACAGTACGAATTAGCTGTTAAAGAAGTGAAAGAAAAAAGGTATTCGCCCTTTCGTCCCTCTATGGCAATAGAGGAATCTCAAGGTAGATTTATTACGAGAATTGTAGCCATGTGCCCTGCTAACAAGAAAAAAGAAGTTTTTAATTCAATTATCTCTGAAACACCGATCGAGTCTTTAGAGTTCGAAAATGGAATCAAAGTAAACCATAGCAAAGAGTGTTGGACACATATAAAAGAATATAGTTCCTCTTCTATTATTATTTATTCTCAAGCCAATCACCATCACTTAGCAAAAGAATTTGCCAAATACTATATGAAAAAAATCCAAATTTGGCAGAAGGTATAGAGAAATGAGCCAATATAGAACCAATGATTTTATGAGTCATTAAAAAATTTCCAGGTTAACGCAGAAGCAATTTGGGGTAACAACCATATATTTGATCGTGTGAGATCATCCACTTCTTGCTGCTATCCTTGCGATTTTGAATTTCAACAATACACCGTATTTCTTCAGCCTGTGAAGAAATACATATTTTATTTGGGCTGTTTTCGCATAAGTACCTAAAATATTGAAATAGAAAGACCTTGGATCATCTTTCCGTTCGTTGTTCTGAAAATAATCTATTTCCATTGTTCATTTTTTCTTTCAAATTCAACCAATTCTACAGATTTTGGACTGATTTGGTGATTGTGAGGATATAAAAAAAGAAATGATAAAATTCAATAACACTTTAAAAACACTAGCTTTTCCTTTTGAAAAATGATATTATATAAAAGTCGTATGAATAGATGAATGTCATGAAGTTTGGAGGGAAATAAACATGCGTGTAAACATTACATTAGCTTGCACTGAATGCGGTGAGCGTAACTATATTTCTACAAAAAACAAGCGTAATAACCCAGATCGTCTTGAGCTAAAAAAATATTGCCCAAGAGAAAAACGTACAACAGCACACCGTGAAACAAAGTAAGCAGTCGGAATTTTATTCCACTGCTTTTTTTTATGGGCTCTTTTCATATACATTGTGGCTTTTTCATCTAATTTTGGATTGAACCCTCCAATTCGCTGTAAAACTCCATCGAAAATAGCCGAATAGATGCCCCGAAACAAAGTTATATCAACGATTATAAACGGGTTCTAAAAGTGGGAATTTTGCGAAATCAGCTTTCAAATTATAAATTTTTTTTGAAATAGAAGGAATTTTGTTTAGAATTGTGCAATTCTACATAGAAGCGAAGTGAAAGGAAGTGGGAGTGTTGGAGAAGGCTGAGATAAGAAAAATGATGAAGCAAAGACTTCATTCTATACATCGACTAGAATATGAACAAAAATCTTTTGAGGGGGCACAACGATTGTATGAGACATGTCAGTGGAAGCAAGCTCAGACAATTGGCATAACGATATCACATGTTCCAGAAATTGATACATGGCAATTAATACGTAAAGCCTGGATAGAAGGGAAAACTGTTTGTGTACCTAAATGTCACCACGATAGCAGAAGATTAGATTTTTATGCTATAGAAAGTTTTGAACAACTTGAAAACAAGTATTTGCATTTATTTGAACCTAACCCAGTACAAACTAACGCAATGAACAAAGAGAAAATAAGTTTATTAGTTGTTCCAGGATTAGCCTATTCAATTAAAGGTTTTCGAATTGGCTTCGGAGGAGGGTATTATGATCGCTTTCTCAAGGATTATCAAGGAGAAACGATTTCATTGGCTTTTCAGGAGCAGATTTTAGCAAATATACCTAAAGACAAATATGATTTGCCTGTCCAGAAATTAATCACTCCAGCTAAGGTGTATCTTTGTGAATGAGGGAATGGTTGTGTATTGGTTAATAATTATCATGACGGCACTGGGAGGGTTCTTTACGAAATCGCTAAAACTTTCAGGAGCGATTGGTGCTATCGTGATAGGAGTAGTCATTTTAGAGGCTTTTCAATGGCATGGGCTAGTCGTTGTCGGAAGTTTTTTTGCTTCTTCTAGTATCTGGTCTAAATATAAATACAAAGATAAGCAAAAGCTAGAACAGAAGTTAGCAAAGAGTGCCCAACGTGATTGGCAGCAGGTAGTAGCTAATGGAGGAGCAGCAGCGCTCTTTTCTATTTGCTTTATTCTGTTACAAAATGAGGTGTTATTCTATGCGTTTTTAGCTGCCGTTAGTGGAGCAAATTCTGATACATGGGCCTCAGAGATTGGCACATTAAGTAAGAAAAAGCCTTTATCTCTTATTAGATTTAAAGAGGTAGAAAAAGGAACTTCTGGAGCCGTTTCAATACTTGGAACAATAGCAGGTTTAGCTGGTTCTTTCTTCATTGTCATGGTAATTTGGCTGTTAGAACCAGATTTACCGACGACCTCTCTTTTATTAGTAGGGGTTGCAGGTTTTTTTGGAAATCTTCTAGATACCATCCTGGGAGCGTATGTACAAGCTGAATATACATGTAATATTTGTGAGCTAAAAACGGAGCTCACTTCTCATTGTCTGAAGAAGACAACCTTATCAAAAGGAGTTTCTTGGATCAATAACGAGGTGGTAAATTTTACGTCAAGTGTCATCTCAGGGCTTCTGATAATACTTAGTCAATTTCTTTTATTGTGATATAGGATAGTACAAACTGGAGGTTTTTATATGAAAAAAAAAGGTAATCGTGTAGTGCTAGTGGGGACGGGTTTTGTAGGGTCAAGCTATGCTTTTGCGCTTTTAAATCAGGGTATCACTGAAGAACTAGTTTTAGTCGATCTTAATCAAAAGAAAGCCGAGGGAGATGCAATGGACCTCAATCACGGACTAGCCTTCGCAGCATCCCCAACAAAAATATGGTATGGAAATTATCAAGACTGCCAACATGCCGACGTCGTAGTATTGACGGCGGGGGCGAATCAAAAACCAGGAGAAACTCGGTTAGATTTAGTTGAGAAAAACACGATGATATTCAAACAAATCGTTGAAAATATAATGAAAAGTGGTTTTGATGGTATCTTTATAGTAGCGACGAATCCAGTAGACATATTAACGTATATGACATGGAAATTCTCGGGCCTACCAAAGGAGCGTGTGATTGGTTCTGGGACCATTCTAGATACGGCGCGTTTTCGTTATATGCTTGGTGAATATTTTGATGTTGATACCAGAAATGTTCATGCCTATATTATTGGAGAGCATGGAGATACGGAATTACCGGTGTGGAGTCATGCGGATATCGGAGGTCGAACTATATTCGATTGGATGAATGATGAGCCTCAATATAATAAAGAAGATATTTATGAATTATTTATCAATGTTCGTGATGCTGCGTACCATATAATAGAAAGAAAAGGAGCAACTTATTACGGAATTGCAATGGGGCTTGTGCGTTTAACAAAGGCCATTCTAAATAATGAGAGCAGTATATTAACCGTTTCCAGTTATCTCACAGGAGAATATGGAGAAAATAACATATTTATTGGGGTTCCTGCAGTTGTGAACCGAAATGGACTTCAGAAAGTGATAGAATTAGAGTTGAATGACCAAGAAAAGCAACAATTCTCTAAATCTGTCTCCGTTTTAAAGGAAACCATAAAACCAGTTTTATTAAAAATATAGCTACACAAGAGAAAAGAAGGATTAAGCGGATCCTTCTTTTTCCTTATTCAAGGAATCATCTGCCGTTTGCAGAAGAATTTTGGAGGATTTTCATTTTTCTTACATAATTACAACTTTATAAAACACACTAGAGAATAGGAGGGATGAACATGAGATACATTTATAAATGGGTTGTGTTGTCTATGTTATTTTCTACACTATACAAATATCGTTTTCGAATTCTAAATTCACTTTTAGGAAATCCATCAATACGAAAGTACATGGTTAATCTGTCCATGAGAATTCCCTATTTACGATCGTTTTTTATTCAAAGTACATTTAAATAATTTTTGATTTTAGCGGACATTAAATGCTATTAGATGAAGGAATAACTTTAATCATTTGTTTGTGTTGGTATATTAAGCGAAGATAAAGAAGAAAAATATCTAAAAGAAATCCGATTCATAGTAGGCTATTTTCGCAAAGTTTGTTGCTTTTCGAACCAGTCTATAAACGGTGATATAGCTTTGTTTCGGGCAACATTTCGTCTATTTTTGATGGGAATCATCAGTGAAATGAGCTCTTTAATCAAAAATCAGATGCAAAAGCCACAATGTATACGAAATGAGCCTTATAGTAAGATTAAGTGGATTTATTAAGTTGTTAATTAGCCGTTTCTATTTAGGATTGTTCCTTTACTTTAACCTTTGTTTTTCGCTATAGTTAACGTAATAGAGTTAACTGTGATGAAAGTAGAGGATATAGTGGATTTAAAAGGAGATTACTTATTTTGGGAGATTACCAGCTTTTTTCTTCAACAAAAGCAGTATCGAATCTTAAGCTTGTCAAAAAATCAAAATGAATTGTGGCTAGAGAATCTGTCCAATAAGCAGGCTCCCATTATTCGTTTGCTACGTTACGACATTAATTGGAGCAATTGGATTCGTAGAGATCTGCAAAAAACGGGTTCAATTGGTGAAAGAATTCGTCGGAAATTTTTACGAAGAAAATTAACGATATTGAATATTTATTTATCCACACATCCCCCAGTAGATGACTGTACATGGCTAAAAGATTCTTATCATTTTCCCGCTAAAAGAAAAGTGACAGTGGAGACGTGTTTAATCGATCATGCCGGTATTCAGGTTGGTTTATCTAGGTTGAGAGAGTATACGAATTCAGATGTAATGATTGATTATTCAGATAAAAGGTTGTATTCAGAAGAGGATGTAAGAATCTCTAAGTCCTTAGCACTGAACCATGCAGAAAAAAAGCAGCAACAAGATAATCAATTATTTCACATGTCCAAACCTTTTTTTACGTATGTATTTTTAGCCCTCCAAGTTATGATGTTTTTATGGCTAGAGTGGCAAGGAGGTAGTACGGACTCCAGAGTTCTTGTCAAATATGGAGCAAAATATAACCCACTTATTCTAGAAGGTGAGTGGTGGCGTTTTTTTACTCCGGTTTTCCTGCATATCGGACTACTTCACCTCGTCATGAATTCCATTGCCTTACTTTATATCGGATCCGAGGTTGAAAGAATGTTTGGAAATCTTCGTTTTGTTTGGATCTATTTAGTAGCGGGGATGTTTGGATCAATTGCAAGCTTTCTATTTACAGTGAATATTTCGGCGGGAGCCAGCGGGGCTATTTTTGGTTGTTTTGGTGCGTTGTTGTATTTTGGCATCATGTATCCACAAATCTTTTTTAGAACCATGGGGATGAATGTTATTGTCATCATTAGTATCAATCTATTACTAGGGTTCACCATCCAAGGAATTGACAATGCAGGGCATATTGGTGGGCTGGTTGGTGGAATAATTGCAACTGGAATGGTTCATTTTCCAAATCAAAAAAATGTTAAAACGCAGATTGGTTTTATCTTAGGGAGTATGCTCCTTCTTTGTGTGGCCTATCTGATCGGCTTTTCCTAAATCTTAGGGAATCGAGATAATTTGCTTTAAAGTAATTGTATTGTTCTCTTTCGTACTTATCAAAACATACAAATGAGATTGATCTTTACTTATCAATATCAAAGGGATGGTACTGCCAAAGGGGTTAATGGTAGTGCCATCTTTTTTTTGTAAGCCGAGAAAATAATTTTTGTATAGACCTTCCCAAAGATTGCCAATGATCTGGTCTGTCTGGGATTTTGTAAAGGAGGGTAAAGGCTGATCATTGAATGCACTTAATTCTGTTAAGAAGTAAACATCATAATGAGCTTGCTGAAGTCCGCTCTCTTTCAGTGCTTGCTCGATAGCAAAATCTAACTGTTGGGATGTTACTTTATCCACAATATTCTTCCATTCCTTTTCAGTGGAATTACTCGGTTTTCGGAACGAATTTAGGGGACTAAAGTTCGAATCAATTACGTATAACGTATCAGAAGACATGATTTGTGAGCTTGTGATTTCTTCTTCTTGGTTATGAATCTCGGCATAATGATAGGAAATAGATTGTAATAGGGAACTTTCCTTACCTTTTATTTGTTGTTCTTCAAGAATTTGATCGGTTTTTTGTGACCACTCATTCATCGTTCCCATCAATCTTCCGTTCATAAAGAGGAAGCCGATATCCTGCCGTAAATAGGCTTCTTGGTCCAACGTAGAACCAATTTTCCAGTCCACGTGGTAGTGCATATCCTTTTTATTATTTTCTAGTGTTAATAAGGTGTCAGCGGAAATAAAATTAGCTTTTTCATCTATGGGAAAGAAAATGATGCTCTCTCTCACACTTGCTGAGTAATAAGCAAGGTAGAGAATGACTATCATTAACGTCCCTAGAATGGCAACAAACAGCGTTTTTTTGGTTCTCGTCATTTTCTTCACTCTCCTTGGTTTGTCCACTCTAGAGCCATCATATGAATGAGAAGTAAAGTTTATGAAAGAAAGGTATTTTTTTTTAGGTGGCTGTCAATGATGGATGGTAATGAGAGACGAGAGGAGTGGAGTAGATGGAAAATCAAGAAAAGCCAAGAATCTCCACAGATATTGACGAAAATGTCGCTTATTTGCATGATATTTTAGCGGTTGATAAAAGCTTCGATGTGATTCAATTAGATTTATTTTATGCTGAACGAAAAATGGCGATGTTTATGGTAGATGGCTTCGTCAAGGATGATATACTTCATTATTTAATGAAGATCTTAGCAGGTTTAGACTCATCTCAACTTGAGGATGATACACTGGATAAGTTGATTAAAACATATATACCTTATGTTGAAGTAGAAGTGGTAGAGGAATTTCAGCCAGTAATCGATGGAGTGCTTGCTGGACCAACAGCTCTCCTAGTCGAGGGGTTAGATAAAATTATCCTGATAGACGCCAGAACATATCCAGTAAGGGGTCCTCAAGAACCTGATATTGAAAGAGTTGTTCGCGGCTCGAGGGATGGTTTTGTAGAGACGCTTGTATTTAATACAGCTCTAACCAGAAGACGAATTCGAGACCGCTCCCTCCGGATGGAATATATGCAGATTGGAAGAAGATCAAAAACCGATATTGTCGTTTGTTATTTAGAGGATATAGCAGACGCTGAGCTTGTGAAAAAAATAAAGCAGTCTTTACAGCAGATTGATACTGATGGTTTGCCAATGGGGGAAAAAACACTAGAAGAATTTATCTCGGGGCAACACTGGAACCCATATCCGATGGTTCGCTATACGGAAAGACCGGATACAGCAGCTTCTCACCTTTTTGAGGGACATATTTGTATTATGGTTGATGGTTCACCAAGTGTAATGATTACACCCACTACTTTCTGGCACCATTTACAACATGCGGAAGAATACCGAAATAAGCCAATGGTGGGGGCTTATTTACGCTTTGTTCGCTTTCTTGCAGTATGGGGTTCTGTTTTTTTACTACCATTATGGTATCTCCTCGCAACCAACCCTGAATTTCTTCCTAAAGCACTCCAGTTTGTCGGTCCAACTGATATAGGACAAATTCCTTTGGTTTTTCAATTTCTCCTCATTGAAATAGGAATTGATATGCTTAGGATGGCTGCTATTCATACGCCTTCTTCCTTGGCAACTGCTCTCGGTTTAGTGGCGG
Coding sequences within:
- a CDS encoding DUF92 domain-containing protein, whose amino-acid sequence is MNEGMVVYWLIIIMTALGGFFTKSLKLSGAIGAIVIGVVILEAFQWHGLVVVGSFFASSSIWSKYKYKDKQKLEQKLAKSAQRDWQQVVANGGAAALFSICFILLQNEVLFYAFLAAVSGANSDTWASEIGTLSKKKPLSLIRFKEVEKGTSGAVSILGTIAGLAGSFFIVMVIWLLEPDLPTTSLLLVGVAGFFGNLLDTILGAYVQAEYTCNICELKTELTSHCLKKTTLSKGVSWINNEVVNFTSSVISGLLIILSQFLLL
- a CDS encoding L-lactate dehydrogenase encodes the protein MKKKGNRVVLVGTGFVGSSYAFALLNQGITEELVLVDLNQKKAEGDAMDLNHGLAFAASPTKIWYGNYQDCQHADVVVLTAGANQKPGETRLDLVEKNTMIFKQIVENIMKSGFDGIFIVATNPVDILTYMTWKFSGLPKERVIGSGTILDTARFRYMLGEYFDVDTRNVHAYIIGEHGDTELPVWSHADIGGRTIFDWMNDEPQYNKEDIYELFINVRDAAYHIIERKGATYYGIAMGLVRLTKAILNNESSILTVSSYLTGEYGENNIFIGVPAVVNRNGLQKVIELELNDQEKQQFSKSVSVLKETIKPVLLKI
- a CDS encoding rhomboid family intramembrane serine protease, with amino-acid sequence MKVEDIVDLKGDYLFWEITSFFLQQKQYRILSLSKNQNELWLENLSNKQAPIIRLLRYDINWSNWIRRDLQKTGSIGERIRRKFLRRKLTILNIYLSTHPPVDDCTWLKDSYHFPAKRKVTVETCLIDHAGIQVGLSRLREYTNSDVMIDYSDKRLYSEEDVRISKSLALNHAEKKQQQDNQLFHMSKPFFTYVFLALQVMMFLWLEWQGGSTDSRVLVKYGAKYNPLILEGEWWRFFTPVFLHIGLLHLVMNSIALLYIGSEVERMFGNLRFVWIYLVAGMFGSIASFLFTVNISAGASGAIFGCFGALLYFGIMYPQIFFRTMGMNVIVIISINLLLGFTIQGIDNAGHIGGLVGGIIATGMVHFPNQKNVKTQIGFILGSMLLLCVAYLIGFS
- a CDS encoding spore germination protein; amino-acid sequence: MENQEKPRISTDIDENVAYLHDILAVDKSFDVIQLDLFYAERKMAMFMVDGFVKDDILHYLMKILAGLDSSQLEDDTLDKLIKTYIPYVEVEVVEEFQPVIDGVLAGPTALLVEGLDKIILIDARTYPVRGPQEPDIERVVRGSRDGFVETLVFNTALTRRRIRDRSLRMEYMQIGRRSKTDIVVCYLEDIADAELVKKIKQSLQQIDTDGLPMGEKTLEEFISGQHWNPYPMVRYTERPDTAASHLFEGHICIMVDGSPSVMITPTTFWHHLQHAEEYRNKPMVGAYLRFVRFLAVWGSVFLLPLWYLLATNPEFLPKALQFVGPTDIGQIPLVFQFLLIEIGIDMLRMAAIHTPSSLATALGLVAALMIGQVAVEVGLFINEVIMYLAIAAIGTFATPSYEMGLANRLVRIALLILTAIFGLPGLIIGLALWVIGLARMKSFGVPYLWPFIPFNYRALRDVLLRSPIPLKNRRPRFLHPRDPDR